The region GCGGCTCAAAGACGGGAAGATTTATGATACAGCGAAGGTCAGCACGGCATTGAACAACTTCTTTCAGCCAGAGCGAATCTTGCAGCTGCGCGAACTGGCCCTGCGCGAAGTGGCCACGGCGGTAGAGCGAAAAATTGAAACGTCGGTGCCAACCAGCGTTAAGGCGAAGCCTGAGCGATTCCTGGCCGCCATCAGTTCCAATCACGAAATTGCCCGGCGGGTCATTCGCAAAACGGCGCGGCTGGCGGCTTATTACAACTCGCGCTGGTTTGTGCTCTATGTGCAGACCCCTGCCGAAAGCTCCGACCGTATTAAACTCGATGTCCAGCGCCACCTCATCAATAACCTCAAACTGGCTACGGAGCTGGGTGCGGAGGTTATTAGGGTTAAGGATAGTAATATTGTGAACAGCATCATGGCCGAAGTGGAGAAACGGAACATCACGACGGTTTGCATTGGAAAGCCACATCTTACGCTGATTCAGATTATTCTGAGAACCAATGCCTTTAACCAGCTTCTTACCAAACTGTCGGGGTCGGATACGGATTTGATTATACTCTCGTAGCTATGAGCATTAAAACCAAAATAGCCGCTGCCCTGGCCTTCATGTTCGTCATTATTGTGGCGCTCGGGGGCCTGGGCATCTATTACCTGAACGAGCTTTCCGGCGATTCGCAGGCGATTCTGAAGGATAATTACATCTCGCTCGAATATGCCAGCAACATGCAGAAAGCCCTGGCTATGATGACCGATCCGGTTGAGCGGGACCCCGACGGCATCACCGATTTCGAGCGAAATCTGAAAAAACAAGAAGCCAACATCACCGAGATCGGGGAGCAGGAAGTGACCAGTAATCTGCGCCGTGAGTTTAATCGGCTGAAAACGAGCAGCACCTTCGACCCGATAGCCGTTGCCCGTATCCGGCAGCAGCTCTTTACACTGGATGATCTCAACCGGCAGGCCATCGTTCGCAAAAATGAGACGGCCAAACAAACGGCTAAAGATGCCCTGCTGTGGTTGGCATCGGTTGGGACGTTGTTCTTTCTGATTTTGTTTTCATTCATCATCAATTTCCCCGGCTACGTGGCCAATCCCGTGCGCGAGTTGACTCGCGGTATCAAGCAAATCGCCAAACGGAATTTCGAGGAGCGGTTGCATATTGATTCGAACGATGAATTTGGCGAGTTGGCGCAGTCGTTTAATTCGATGGCACAAAAGCTGGACGAGTACGAACACTCCAATCTGGCAAGGGTGCTCTTCGAAAAGCGACGCATCGATACCCTCATCCGGATCATGAGCGAAGGGATTGTGGGTATGGACGAAAACAAACGCATTCTGTTTGCCAACCCCGTCGCCTGCCGATTGCTGGGCGTTAATGAATCGCAGTTGCTGGGTCAATACGCGCCCGACATTGCCGCGTCGAACGACCTGATGCGGACCCTGATTCAGGATGTGATGACCGGCAACACCAGCGAGTCGGAACGGAATGGATTTCTGAAAATTTACGATTCTGGAGAGGGAGCCGACGGTCTGGGAAAGGAAAGCTATTTCAATCGGCGGACGCACACGGTAGAAGTAATTCGCACCGGTGAAAGTCAACCCGAACTGGCGGGTTATGTGATGGTGCTTGAGAATATCACCCCATACAAGGAGCTGGATCTGGCAAAAACCAACTTCATCGCCACCATTTCGCACGAACTGAAAACGCCCCTGTCGAGTAGTAAAATGAGTCTTAAGCTGCTGGAAGATAGCCGGATCGGGCAGTTGAACGACGAGCAGAAATCGCTGGTGTCGAGCATCGGCGACGACATCAACCGATTGCTCAACCTGACCGGCGAACTGCTCAACATGGCCCAGGTCGAGTCGGGGCAGATTCAACTGAACATCCAGCCCGTTGCTCCCGCCGATATTGTCACCTACGCGGCCAATGCCCTTCGTGTAGCGTCTGAAAACAAACATATTTCGTTGGCTCTGAACATTTTTTCAAACCTGCCAGCCGTGCTGGCCGACCCCGATAAAGCTTCGTGGGTATTGGTTAATTTCCTCTCGAACGCTATCCGGCACAGCCCCAAAGACAGCGTTATTGAGGTGTTGGCGCAGAAAGTTGGTGCATTTGTGGAGTTCCGGGTACGCGATCATGGCGCAGGCATCCGACCGGAGCACCAGAATCGGGTGTTTGACCGCTACTTCAAAGTACCGGGCCTGAACGGGCAGCCTAACGAAAACAAAACAACAAGCGGCACCGGTCTTGGGCTGGCTATTTCGAGCGAATTCATCCAGAGCATGAACGGCCAGATCGGACTTGATACCACCGTAACGGACGGAGCCGCTTTCTATTTCCGGCTTCCTGTTAGTCAGGAGTTGGTGAATACGCGTAGATAAAGCGGGGGGAGTGCTTATAGATTCATCAACTAAGCTCTCAGATGAATCGAATCAGTACAATACTATCGTTCTGCTTTTTGCTGTTATTTTTCGCCACCACCAGCCACAGCCAATCTGTTAACTGGAAAAGAGTGAAGGTGCTGGTTTACACCAAAAACGGCAAAGGCTATGTGCACGACAACATTCCGAATGCGGTGCAGTGCATCCAGAAACTCGGGCAGCAAAATGGCTTCTCCGTTGATGTTTCTGAAGACCCCGTCGTTTTTACCGAAGATAACCTGAAAAAGTACACCCTGCTGCTGTTCCCCAGCACCAACAACGACGTGTTCGATACCGACGACCAGCGACTGGCGTTCCGGCGGTACATCGAAGCAGGGGGCGGTTTTGTGGGTATTCATTCCGTGATGGGTACCGAACGTAACTGGACCTGGTTCAAGCGCATGATTGGCGGCAGCTTCGCCTGGCACCCAAAATTTCAGAAGTTCACTGTGGAAGTGATTGATACGAAAAATTCATCTATGCAGGGCCTGCCGAAAAAGTGGCAACGGGAAGATGAATTTTATTTTACCAAAGAGATGTCGCCGGGCCCAACGGTCATTATGGCTAACGACTTGACTACGCTGAACAACGACGAACCCGAGAAAGTAAAAATGTTCGGGGGCACCTACACGCAACTGTACCCGTCGGCCTGGTACTACAATTTCGACGGTGGCTATACCTGGTGTACTACCCTTGGCCATGCCAAAACCGATTACCTGAACGACGAAACTTTCATCAAACACATTTTCCAGGGCATCCGCTATGTGGCCGGTCAGGTAACCAAACTCGACTACAGCAAAGCCTACGCCGATTCCAGAGATACGCCGATTCGGTAACCCTGCACAAGTATGATCGATTCTACTACGTCACCGCGTCTTACAACCGGCATTCTGGGCAGTGGGCAAATTGGAGCGGCATCCGCAGTGTTAGCGGCCCGGGCGGGGCATCAGGTGCTGCTCTGGACACGCTCTGCCCATAAACAGGCCGCTATTTCGGCCGAATTAAGTAAACTGTCGGCCTTTTGTGAGGAGCATATGGGCGAGCCGAAGCAGCCTCTTGGTGCTATCCAGATCGTTACCGACCTGAGTCTGGTAGAGGCCGAAAGCGATGTGCTGCTGGAGTGTATTATCGAAGATATGGACGAAAAGGTGGCCTTGCTGAGCCACCTGACGGCCTGTGTTAATCAGGATAAGCTGGTGTTATCGGCCACGAGCGGACTGTCCATTACAGACATGGCACGGCGGAGTGGCCTGGAGAAGGTGCTCGTGGGGGCACACTTCTGGAACCCGCCTTACCTGATTCCGATTGTGGAAGTCATCGCCGGAGAAGCCACGCCCCCGCAAAAGGTCGAACAGGCCTGCG is a window of Spirosoma linguale DSM 74 DNA encoding:
- a CDS encoding Crp/FNR family transcriptional regulator (KEGG: sde:Sde_0722 Crp/FNR family transcriptional regulator); the protein is MNRISTILSFCFLLLFFATTSHSQSVNWKRVKVLVYTKNGKGYVHDNIPNAVQCIQKLGQQNGFSVDVSEDPVVFTEDNLKKYTLLLFPSTNNDVFDTDDQRLAFRRYIEAGGGFVGIHSVMGTERNWTWFKRMIGGSFAWHPKFQKFTVEVIDTKNSSMQGLPKKWQREDEFYFTKEMSPGPTVIMANDLTTLNNDEPEKVKMFGGTYTQLYPSAWYYNFDGGYTWCTTLGHAKTDYLNDETFIKHIFQGIRYVAGQVTKLDYSKAYADSRDTPIR
- a CDS encoding Osmosensitive K channel His kinase sensor (PFAM: Osmosensitive K channel His kinase sensor~KEGG: mxa:MXAN_0167 osmosensitive K+ channel histidine kinase sensor subunit), with protein sequence MNPNDQNAEHFLDLLRQSRRGKFKVYIGMSAGVGKSYRMLQEAHTLLRAGIDVKIGFIETHNRTETQALVDGLPVIPRRRLFYKGRELDELDLQAILNLHPELVIVDELAHTNIPGSKNEKRWQDVVEIVEAGINVISAVNIQHIESLYQAVRAITGIDVTERVPDRVLQMADEVVNIDLTADELITRLKDGKIYDTAKVSTALNNFFQPERILQLRELALREVATAVERKIETSVPTSVKAKPERFLAAISSNHEIARRVIRKTARLAAYYNSRWFVLYVQTPAESSDRIKLDVQRHLINNLKLATELGAEVIRVKDSNIVNSIMAEVEKRNITTVCIGKPHLTLIQIILRTNAFNQLLTKLSGSDTDLIILS
- a CDS encoding 3-hydroxyacyl-CoA dehydrogenase NAD-binding protein (PFAM: 3-hydroxyacyl-CoA dehydrogenase NAD-binding; 3-hydroxyacyl-CoA dehydrogenase domain protein~KEGG: bav:BAV0216 3-hydroxybutyryl-CoA dehydrogenase); this encodes MIDSTTSPRLTTGILGSGQIGAASAVLAARAGHQVLLWTRSAHKQAAISAELSKLSAFCEEHMGEPKQPLGAIQIVTDLSLVEAESDVLLECIIEDMDEKVALLSHLTACVNQDKLVLSATSGLSITDMARRSGLEKVLVGAHFWNPPYLIPIVEVIAGEATPPQKVEQACAWLDALGKRPIRCPDIPGFIGNRLMHALWREALALVDAGACSPADIDAIVKYTFALRLPALGPMENMDLVGLDLVNRVQTYLLPDLATNAIPADSLRNRLAAGQTGMTAGQGFYDWRVRDATEVVRQRDLTILHLLRMLGELPEKTT
- a CDS encoding PAS/PAC sensor signal transduction histidine kinase (KEGG: mxa:MXAN_0168 sensory box histidine kinase~TIGRFAM: PAS sensor protein~PFAM: ATP-binding region ATPase domain protein; histidine kinase HAMP region domain protein; histidine kinase A domain protein~SMART: ATP-binding region ATPase domain protein; histidine kinase A domain protein; PAS domain containing protein; histidine kinase HAMP region domain protein) — encoded protein: MSIKTKIAAALAFMFVIIVALGGLGIYYLNELSGDSQAILKDNYISLEYASNMQKALAMMTDPVERDPDGITDFERNLKKQEANITEIGEQEVTSNLRREFNRLKTSSTFDPIAVARIRQQLFTLDDLNRQAIVRKNETAKQTAKDALLWLASVGTLFFLILFSFIINFPGYVANPVRELTRGIKQIAKRNFEERLHIDSNDEFGELAQSFNSMAQKLDEYEHSNLARVLFEKRRIDTLIRIMSEGIVGMDENKRILFANPVACRLLGVNESQLLGQYAPDIAASNDLMRTLIQDVMTGNTSESERNGFLKIYDSGEGADGLGKESYFNRRTHTVEVIRTGESQPELAGYVMVLENITPYKELDLAKTNFIATISHELKTPLSSSKMSLKLLEDSRIGQLNDEQKSLVSSIGDDINRLLNLTGELLNMAQVESGQIQLNIQPVAPADIVTYAANALRVASENKHISLALNIFSNLPAVLADPDKASWVLVNFLSNAIRHSPKDSVIEVLAQKVGAFVEFRVRDHGAGIRPEHQNRVFDRYFKVPGLNGQPNENKTTSGTGLGLAISSEFIQSMNGQIGLDTTVTDGAAFYFRLPVSQELVNTRR